Proteins from a single region of Rhodospirillales bacterium:
- a CDS encoding PLP-dependent aminotransferase family protein → MTNWLPDLTERSAPLYRGIADALAEDVGAGRLPPGARLPTHRDLAFALGVTVGTVSRAYAEAERRGLIGGEVGRGTFVRAPAAASMPGPGECAPELPAAAVPAGAIGGLAGPPADGLERIAEEGFGERLDLSLNYPYDAPIAAALRTAVQRIDDAALLATIGRYQPSNGMRAHREAGAAWLRRLGVGASAENVLIVPGCQGGLSTTFQALCRPKDVVLHEALTWPGLHATASAQGLHPVGVDIDDDGLIVEALDAACRTHHPRLLYTMPTLHNPTATVMSVARRQAVAEVAERHGVIILEDDVYGFLLDDPPPPIHRFAPNHGIYVTSLSKSVCPGLRIGYLLAPAALVPRLAHAVRTSMLMTSSIAAEVASQTIVSGAAAVAADAQRAEARARQRLAAEILGGLGFRSHPAAFHGWLPLPPNWRGGDFVAALLDRGVAVSAGATFAGPTFTRQAGTSTYDLRAAGQRPAMADPARVDHAMTNADAHVRLCLCAVADRQRLASALRVVADVARSSATNRMPIV, encoded by the coding sequence ATGACAAATTGGCTCCCCGATCTCACTGAACGCTCCGCCCCGCTTTATCGCGGCATCGCCGACGCGCTCGCCGAGGACGTCGGCGCCGGCCGACTGCCGCCGGGCGCGCGGCTGCCGACCCACCGCGACCTTGCCTTCGCCCTCGGCGTGACCGTGGGTACGGTGAGCCGCGCCTATGCCGAGGCCGAGCGGCGCGGTCTGATCGGCGGCGAGGTCGGGCGCGGTACCTTCGTACGCGCGCCGGCGGCGGCGTCGATGCCCGGCCCCGGCGAATGCGCACCGGAGTTGCCGGCGGCGGCAGTTCCCGCCGGCGCGATCGGCGGCCTCGCCGGGCCACCGGCGGACGGACTGGAGCGGATCGCCGAAGAGGGCTTTGGTGAACGCCTCGACCTCAGCCTTAACTACCCCTACGACGCCCCGATTGCGGCGGCGTTGCGCACCGCGGTGCAGCGGATCGACGATGCGGCGCTGCTCGCGACCATCGGCCGCTACCAGCCCTCGAACGGCATGCGCGCCCACCGCGAGGCGGGCGCCGCCTGGCTTCGCCGCCTTGGCGTCGGGGCCAGCGCCGAGAACGTGCTGATCGTGCCCGGATGCCAGGGCGGGCTGTCGACGACTTTTCAAGCGTTGTGCCGGCCGAAAGACGTCGTCCTGCACGAGGCGCTCACCTGGCCGGGCCTGCACGCGACGGCTTCGGCGCAGGGTCTGCACCCCGTCGGCGTCGACATCGACGATGACGGCCTGATCGTCGAGGCCCTCGACGCCGCGTGCCGGACCCATCACCCCCGCCTACTCTACACCATGCCGACCTTGCACAATCCGACGGCGACGGTGATGTCTGTCGCCCGGCGGCAGGCGGTCGCCGAGGTCGCCGAGCGTCACGGCGTCATCATCCTCGAAGACGACGTCTATGGCTTTTTGCTCGACGATCCGCCGCCGCCGATTCACCGCTTCGCCCCCAACCACGGGATCTATGTGACCAGCCTGTCCAAGTCGGTTTGCCCGGGGCTGCGCATCGGCTATCTGCTCGCCCCGGCGGCGCTCGTCCCTCGCCTCGCCCATGCGGTGCGCACCAGCATGCTGATGACGTCGTCGATCGCCGCCGAGGTGGCGAGCCAGACGATCGTCAGCGGTGCCGCGGCGGTGGCGGCCGACGCCCAGCGGGCGGAAGCGCGGGCACGCCAGAGGCTGGCGGCGGAGATTTTGGGCGGCCTGGGCTTTCGCAGCCATCCGGCGGCGTTCCACGGATGGCTGCCGCTTCCGCCCAACTGGCGCGGCGGCGATTTCGTCGCCGCCCTGCTCGATCGCGGCGTGGCGGTGAGCGCGGGGGCGACCTTCGCCGGGCCGACCTTCACCAGGCAAGCCGGGACGTCGACCTACGATCTTCGCGCCGCCGGCCAACGGCCGGCGATGGCCGATCCTGCAAGGGTTGACCATGCGATGACCAACGCCGACGCTCATGTCCGCCTTTGCCTGTGCGCCGTCGCCGATCGCCAGCGCCTGGCGAGCGCCCTGCGCGTCGTCGCCGACGTCGCCCGCAGCAGCGCCACCAACCGGATGCCGATCGTCTAG
- a CDS encoding squalene/phytoene synthase family protein, translating to MPLSYCADLMRRYDNDRFLCAVFAPADEREGLMAVYAFNLEVARIRETVREPLLGHIRLRWWADTLDAIDAGGQPTHPVAGPLAEAMRRFGIERRRLDRILRARAFDLDASAPETVGDLIEYADATSAEPAAAGLQVLGVTDEETRAAAREVGIAWALVGLLRALPFNLGGGHLYLPQELTRQAGLDVEALLNRASSDPASLDRAGREGVARVVARIAESADDHLRRARDRRAGIDARGLPVLLPATLADLYLRRLRRSGFDPFDRRVQAPAPARIIWTSLARARGRF from the coding sequence ATGCCTCTTTCTTACTGCGCCGATCTGATGCGGCGCTACGACAACGATCGGTTCCTGTGCGCAGTCTTCGCGCCAGCCGACGAACGCGAGGGCCTGATGGCGGTCTATGCGTTCAATCTAGAGGTGGCGCGCATCCGTGAGACGGTGCGCGAGCCGCTTCTCGGGCATATCCGACTCCGCTGGTGGGCCGATACACTGGATGCGATCGATGCTGGCGGTCAGCCGACGCATCCCGTCGCGGGGCCTCTGGCCGAGGCGATGCGGCGGTTTGGCATTGAGCGGCGGCGGTTGGATCGTATTCTTCGCGCCCGCGCCTTCGATCTGGACGCCAGTGCGCCCGAAACCGTGGGCGACCTGATCGAGTACGCCGATGCGACCTCGGCCGAACCCGCTGCCGCCGGGCTGCAGGTTCTCGGCGTCACCGACGAGGAGACGCGGGCCGCGGCGCGCGAGGTCGGCATTGCCTGGGCGCTGGTCGGGCTGCTTCGTGCGCTGCCGTTCAACCTCGGTGGCGGACACCTTTATCTGCCGCAGGAACTGACGCGCCAAGCCGGTCTCGACGTCGAAGCGTTGCTTAACCGGGCATCGTCTGATCCGGCGTCGCTCGATCGGGCCGGGCGGGAGGGTGTAGCGCGTGTCGTTGCCCGGATCGCCGAAAGTGCCGATGATCACCTGAGACGTGCGCGAGACCGGCGCGCGGGTATCGACGCGCGGGGCCTGCCGGTGTTGCTTCCGGCGACGCTCGCCGATCTTTATCTCAGGCGTCTGCGGCGATCTGGATTCGATCCATTTGATCGTCGCGTGCAGGCGCCGGCACCGGCGCGGATCATCTGGACGTCGCTTGCCCGTGCGCGCGGACGCTTTTGA
- the yajC gene encoding preprotein translocase subunit YajC, which translates to MFVSTAFAQDAAPAATSPDSLLQLAPLVLVFAVFYFLLIRPQQKKMKQHREMIAGIRRGDRVVTGGGIIGTVSKVVDDNEVQVEIAEGVRVRVQRPAISAIVTRTGTGSDAKDAAKEPGKGVAVKAANDGASEASGGEPASEAPPAKPAGRTSRFSKILGGKTD; encoded by the coding sequence ATGTTTGTTTCCACCGCGTTCGCGCAGGACGCGGCGCCTGCGGCGACCTCCCCCGATTCGCTGTTGCAACTCGCGCCGCTGGTTCTCGTCTTCGCCGTGTTCTATTTCCTTTTGATCCGCCCGCAGCAGAAGAAGATGAAGCAGCACCGCGAAATGATCGCCGGCATCCGTCGCGGCGATCGGGTGGTCACCGGCGGCGGCATCATCGGCACGGTGAGCAAGGTCGTCGACGATAACGAGGTGCAGGTCGAAATCGCCGAGGGCGTGCGCGTGCGCGTCCAGCGCCCAGCCATCTCGGCGATCGTCACCCGCACCGGCACCGGCTCCGACGCCAAGGACGCGGCCAAGGAGCCGGGGAAGGGCGTGGCGGTGAAGGCCGCCAACGACGGCGCGTCCGAAGCGTCCGGCGGCGAGCCCGCGAGCGAGGCCCCACCCGCCAAGCCCGCTGGGCGGACGTCGCGCTTCAGCAAGATCCTCGGCGGCAAGACCGACTGA
- a CDS encoding superoxide dismutase has product MAFELPPLPYAKDALAPYISANTLDFHHGKHHQAYVTNLNNLTKDSPLAAKSLDEVILAVAGDAGKVGVFNNAAQVWNHTCYWHCMKPGGGGKPAGTIASAIDQAFGSYEKFVEEFKNACVTQFGSGWGWLVADKGALKIVKTGNADLPMAHGQTALLTCDIWEHAYYLDYQNRRPDYVQTFLDHLVNWDFVTESLAKA; this is encoded by the coding sequence ATGGCATTTGAACTTCCGCCGTTGCCTTATGCGAAAGATGCGCTGGCGCCGTACATCTCGGCGAACACGCTCGATTTTCATCACGGCAAGCACCATCAGGCTTACGTGACCAACCTCAACAACCTCACCAAGGATTCGCCCCTCGCCGCGAAGAGCCTGGATGAGGTGATCCTCGCCGTCGCCGGCGATGCCGGCAAGGTCGGCGTCTTCAACAACGCCGCGCAAGTCTGGAATCACACCTGCTACTGGCACTGCATGAAGCCGGGTGGCGGCGGCAAGCCGGCGGGAACCATCGCTTCGGCGATCGACCAAGCGTTTGGATCGTACGAGAAATTCGTCGAAGAGTTCAAGAATGCGTGCGTAACCCAATTCGGCAGCGGCTGGGGCTGGCTGGTCGCCGACAAGGGGGCCTTGAAGATCGTCAAGACCGGCAATGCCGATCTGCCGATGGCTCATGGCCAGACGGCGCTGCTCACCTGTGATATCTGGGAGCACGCCTACTATCTCGATTATCAGAATCGCCGTCCCGACTACGTCCAGACCTTCCTTGACCATCTGGTGAACTGGGACTTCGTCACCGAGAGCCTGGCCAAGGCGTAG
- a CDS encoding SUMF1/EgtB/PvdO family nonheme iron enzyme, with product MITLFYSYSHKDEELRERLAEHLSYLRRDGSIAEWNDRDIDAGGDWATEIDANLASADVILLLISASFINSEYCWGIELKKALDRHARGEAAVIPVILRPCRWTRTPLGRLQAAPKDGKAVTSWLDQDEAFDDVASKVERVVVALLGKRRATAPSVGDQQIRRPSNADFTVFRDVDVPWCPELVALPGGRFLMGSSVYEGGRCDDEGPQHAVTIEPFAIGRYALTFDQWDACVSAGGCARYRPSDRDWGRGRRPVINVSWRDAQAYVEWLAKATGRPYRLPTEAEWEYACRAGTTTRYAFGDAIMPKEANYAERWLGKTTEVGCYPPNAWGVYDMHGNVWEWVEDVWHDSYQGAPADGSAWTDGEGNHSSRARVYRGGSWRSGSRYLRSAIRGGNDPGLRVNVLGFRVARTLN from the coding sequence ATGATCACACTGTTTTATTCCTATTCACACAAGGACGAGGAGCTTCGCGAGAGGCTTGCCGAGCATCTGTCGTATCTGCGACGTGATGGTTCGATAGCGGAATGGAACGACCGCGATATTGACGCCGGTGGCGACTGGGCCACGGAGATCGACGCCAATTTAGCCTCAGCGGACGTCATCTTGCTGCTGATCAGCGCCAGCTTCATCAACTCGGAGTATTGCTGGGGCATAGAACTGAAGAAGGCGCTCGATCGGCATGCGCGGGGTGAGGCGGCCGTCATTCCGGTTATCCTCCGTCCATGCCGCTGGACCCGCACGCCGCTCGGCAGATTGCAGGCCGCGCCGAAGGACGGCAAGGCGGTGACGTCGTGGCTCGATCAGGATGAGGCGTTCGACGACGTTGCCAGCAAGGTCGAGCGCGTCGTCGTCGCCCTCCTGGGCAAACGCCGCGCGACCGCGCCGTCAGTGGGTGATCAGCAAATTCGCCGCCCTTCTAATGCCGATTTCACTGTCTTCCGCGACGTCGACGTGCCGTGGTGTCCGGAGCTTGTGGCGCTTCCCGGCGGGAGGTTTCTGATGGGCTCGTCCGTGTATGAGGGGGGGCGTTGCGATGACGAAGGTCCGCAGCACGCGGTGACGATCGAGCCCTTTGCGATCGGCAGGTATGCGTTGACCTTTGACCAATGGGATGCTTGCGTTTCTGCGGGCGGCTGCGCACGCTACCGGCCATCCGACCGGGATTGGGGCCGCGGGCGGCGTCCGGTGATCAACGTCTCGTGGCGGGATGCGCAGGCGTACGTTGAATGGCTGGCCAAGGCGACGGGCCGGCCGTATCGTCTGCCGACGGAGGCGGAATGGGAGTATGCGTGCCGCGCCGGCACGACGACGCGTTATGCGTTCGGCGATGCGATTATGCCGAAGGAGGCAAATTATGCCGAACGCTGGCTTGGAAAGACGACAGAGGTCGGGTGTTACCCTCCTAACGCCTGGGGTGTTTACGATATGCACGGCAACGTCTGGGAGTGGGTCGAGGACGTCTGGCATGACAGTTACCAGGGCGCCCCTGCTGACGGCTCGGCATGGACGGACGGAGAAGGAAATCATTCCTCTCGCGCTCGCGTCTATCGCGGCGGATCCTGGCGCAGCGGTTCGAGGTACCTCCGCTCCGCGATCCGCGGCGGGAACGATCCCGGCCTTCGGGTCAACGTCTTGGGGTTCCGTGTCGCCCGGACGCTTAATTAG
- a CDS encoding Mth938-like domain-containing protein, translated as MSASSDDQPPKPPLAPTSKPSRGNRAAGLQIVERYGGGGFKVSGVRYEGSVLVGATRTLAWPAARIADLSDLSSGAPVESLAGFLESARPRLLIIGCGPRLEGRSTVLDAQMRQRGVAVEWMDTGAACRTFNVLALEGREVAAALIAVD; from the coding sequence ATGTCCGCGTCCTCCGACGATCAGCCACCCAAGCCCCCCCTGGCGCCAACGTCGAAGCCCTCGCGCGGGAACCGCGCCGCCGGCCTGCAAATCGTCGAGCGCTATGGCGGCGGCGGTTTCAAGGTCTCGGGCGTGCGCTATGAGGGCTCGGTGCTGGTGGGCGCGACGCGCACGCTCGCCTGGCCGGCTGCGCGCATCGCCGATCTGTCCGATCTGTCTTCCGGGGCCCCCGTCGAATCCCTGGCCGGATTTCTCGAGAGCGCGCGGCCGCGGCTGCTGATCATCGGTTGCGGTCCACGGCTGGAAGGCCGGTCGACGGTGCTCGACGCGCAGATGCGCCAGCGCGGCGTCGCCGTCGAGTGGATGGACACCGGCGCCGCCTGCCGGACGTTCAACGTGCTCGCGCTGGAAGGCCGGGAGGTGGCGGCGGCGCTCATCGCCGTCGACTGA
- a CDS encoding DUF1127 domain-containing protein, with protein MQRQSSAILSSLTPQARLPSWFEWGALGVRKLARDTRAVFDILAAWEERRYQRRALAALDEHALKDIGLNQVDVWRETRRPFWKD; from the coding sequence ATGCAGCGACAAAGTTCGGCGATATTGTCTTCATTGACGCCACAGGCGCGGTTGCCAAGTTGGTTCGAATGGGGCGCTCTCGGCGTGCGCAAACTCGCTCGCGACACCCGCGCCGTGTTCGATATCCTCGCGGCGTGGGAAGAGCGGCGGTACCAGCGCCGCGCGCTGGCCGCGCTCGATGAGCATGCGCTCAAGGATATCGGCTTGAACCAGGTCGATGTCTGGCGGGAGACGCGCCGGCCGTTCTGGAAGGACTGA
- the secD gene encoding protein translocase subunit SecD — MLHFSRWKTVMVLAVCGLAALLFAPNLLSRDQLEALPSWLPTRQITLGLDLQGGSHLLLQVETEAVVRDRLDALVDTIRSTLRESRIRYRELGVDGQAVAVTIADPAEVEEATKQLRALDPDTALTADDDGRLRLELSDKAVRERESAAVDQSIEIIRRRIDETGVREPTIQRQGASRILVQLPGLDDPQRIKALIGKTAKMTFHLVDDTADPAEAMNGRPPPGSEVLPLIDRRAPAGAEPRLVVRKRVMVSGENLVDAEPSFSQGAPVVSFRFDAAGGKRFGDVTSHNVGKQLAIVLDGQVISAPNIREPILGGSGIISGSFTVAEAQDLALLLRAGALPAPLEVIEERSVGPGLGADSIAAGKLASIVGTVAVVVFMVLCYGLFGLFANLALAVNILLLLACMSVLGATLTLPGIAGIVLTVGMAVDSNVLIFEHIREEARAGRTPISAIDAGFSRAMTTIIDANLTTLIAGCLLYIFGSGPVRGFAVTLSFGILTTMFTAVTVTRLIVVTWLRRTRPQLLPI, encoded by the coding sequence ATGCTCCACTTCTCACGGTGGAAGACGGTCATGGTGCTCGCCGTGTGCGGGCTCGCGGCCCTGTTGTTCGCACCCAATCTTCTCAGCCGCGACCAGCTGGAGGCGCTGCCGTCGTGGCTGCCCACTCGGCAGATCACCTTGGGTCTCGACCTGCAGGGCGGCTCGCACCTGCTGCTGCAGGTGGAAACCGAGGCGGTGGTGCGCGACCGGCTTGACGCGCTCGTCGATACGATTCGCTCCACGTTGCGCGAATCACGCATCCGCTACCGCGAGCTCGGCGTCGACGGGCAGGCGGTGGCGGTGACGATCGCCGATCCCGCCGAGGTCGAGGAAGCGACGAAGCAGTTGCGCGCGCTCGATCCCGATACGGCGCTGACGGCGGACGATGACGGGCGGCTGCGCCTGGAACTGAGCGACAAGGCGGTGCGCGAGCGCGAGAGCGCCGCCGTCGATCAGTCGATCGAGATCATTCGCCGGCGCATCGACGAGACCGGGGTGCGCGAGCCGACGATCCAGCGCCAGGGCGCCAGCCGCATTCTTGTCCAGCTTCCCGGGCTGGACGACCCGCAGCGGATCAAGGCGCTGATCGGCAAAACGGCGAAGATGACCTTCCACCTCGTCGATGATACCGCCGATCCCGCCGAGGCGATGAACGGCCGGCCACCGCCGGGATCGGAGGTCCTGCCCCTGATCGATCGCAGAGCACCGGCCGGCGCCGAGCCGCGCTTGGTCGTGCGCAAGCGGGTGATGGTCAGCGGCGAGAACCTCGTCGACGCCGAGCCGAGCTTTTCGCAAGGCGCGCCGGTGGTCTCGTTCCGCTTCGATGCCGCCGGCGGCAAGCGCTTCGGCGACGTCACCAGCCACAACGTCGGCAAGCAACTGGCGATTGTCCTTGACGGTCAGGTGATCAGCGCCCCCAACATCCGCGAGCCGATCCTCGGCGGCTCGGGCATCATCAGCGGCAGCTTCACCGTGGCCGAGGCGCAGGATCTGGCGCTGCTGCTGCGCGCGGGCGCCCTGCCGGCGCCGCTCGAGGTGATCGAGGAGCGTAGCGTCGGCCCCGGGCTCGGCGCCGATTCGATCGCCGCCGGCAAGCTCGCCAGCATCGTCGGCACTGTTGCCGTCGTCGTCTTCATGGTGCTCTGCTACGGGCTGTTCGGGCTGTTCGCCAACCTCGCGCTCGCCGTCAACATCCTCTTGCTGCTCGCCTGCATGTCGGTGCTGGGGGCGACCCTGACCCTGCCGGGCATCGCCGGCATCGTGCTCACCGTCGGCATGGCGGTCGATTCCAACGTGCTGATCTTCGAGCATATCCGCGAGGAGGCCCGCGCCGGGCGAACGCCGATCTCGGCGATCGACGCCGGCTTTTCCCGGGCGATGACGACGATCATCGATGCCAACCTGACAACCCTGATCGCCGGCTGCCTGCTCTATATTTTCGGCTCGGGGCCGGTGCGCGGCTTTGCCGTGACGCTTTCGTTCGGCATCCTCACCACGATGTTCACCGCGGTCACGGTCACCCGGCTGATCGTGGTTACCTGGCTGCGGCGGACACGTCCGCAGCTCCTGCCGATCTGA
- a CDS encoding ATP-binding protein, whose product MLDPQVLGLLERLVAAVERACPPPAVPVSLYAADAFVWHAETAALEPVDCVSRVDLALLKGIDRQATVLLDNTRRFAAGLPANNALLWGARGTGKSSLVKAAHAVVLAESPGSLALIEIHREDIASLPRLLARLRDGERRCLLFCDDLSFDGGDAAYKSLKAVLEGGIEGRPSNVLFYATSNRRHLMPREMIENERSTAINPAESVEEKVSLSDRFGLWLGFHGLDQETYVAIVAGYAERFALDLPAETLRAEAIAWAAGRGARSGRVAWQYVQDLAGRLGRQLD is encoded by the coding sequence ATGCTTGATCCGCAGGTCCTGGGGCTGCTCGAACGCCTCGTTGCGGCGGTCGAGCGGGCATGCCCGCCGCCTGCCGTCCCCGTCTCGCTTTACGCCGCCGATGCCTTCGTCTGGCACGCCGAGACCGCCGCGCTCGAGCCAGTCGATTGCGTCAGCCGCGTCGATCTCGCGCTGCTCAAGGGGATCGACCGACAGGCCACCGTGCTGCTCGATAACACCCGGCGCTTCGCCGCCGGCCTGCCGGCCAACAACGCCCTGCTGTGGGGCGCGCGCGGGACCGGCAAGAGCTCGCTGGTCAAGGCGGCGCACGCGGTGGTGCTCGCCGAGAGCCCGGGATCGCTGGCACTGATCGAGATCCACCGCGAGGACATCGCCAGCCTGCCGCGTCTGCTCGCCCGCCTGCGCGACGGAGAGCGGCGCTGCCTTTTGTTCTGCGACGACCTGTCGTTCGACGGCGGCGATGCCGCCTACAAATCGCTGAAGGCGGTGCTTGAAGGCGGGATCGAGGGTCGCCCTTCGAACGTGCTGTTCTACGCCACCTCCAACCGCCGCCACCTGATGCCGCGCGAGATGATCGAAAACGAGCGCTCGACGGCGATCAACCCGGCGGAATCGGTCGAGGAGAAGGTCTCGTTGTCCGATCGCTTCGGACTATGGCTGGGGTTTCACGGCCTCGATCAGGAGACCTACGTTGCCATCGTTGCCGGCTACGCCGAACGTTTCGCCCTCGATCTGCCGGCGGAGACGCTGCGCGCCGAGGCGATCGCCTGGGCGGCGGGACGCGGCGCCCGCTCCGGGCGGGTCGCCTGGCAGTACGTTCAGGACTTGGCCGGCCGCCTCGGCCGGCAGCTCGATTGA
- a CDS encoding squalene/phytoene synthase family protein, translating into MRPRSDPDFSLMPTLFAPDQRAAVRAFGHYVRLAEDIADNPALARVQKLERLEALERRLDDEAAACWSKEAHAAADSLRRALAGHAVSSQHPHHLLQAFRRDVEGHACATWRDLMAYCQFSAAPIGRLMLELVGEDISRCAAKADALCAALRILKQLRDCEDRSVAFNRLCIPRQFLDDAMITPAHLRAPSAKGQTRAVLDRVLDGVESLLAEAAPLPRLLRDRGMAIHTAIVLCRARRLVRRFRHHDPLRERVGLAGWQRLICHWIGTVRGIVRW; encoded by the coding sequence ATGAGACCACGCTCAGATCCCGACTTTTCGCTGATGCCCACGCTCTTCGCGCCCGACCAGCGAGCCGCCGTGCGCGCCTTCGGCCATTATGTCCGCCTCGCTGAGGACATCGCCGACAATCCCGCGCTTGCACGGGTTCAAAAGCTTGAGCGGCTGGAGGCGCTGGAACGGCGGCTCGACGACGAAGCCGCCGCTTGCTGGTCGAAGGAAGCCCACGCGGCAGCCGACAGCCTGCGCCGGGCACTCGCCGGGCACGCGGTCTCGAGCCAGCACCCGCACCACCTGCTGCAAGCGTTCCGTCGCGACGTCGAGGGCCACGCGTGCGCGACATGGCGCGATCTCATGGCCTACTGCCAGTTCTCCGCCGCGCCCATCGGTCGCCTCATGCTCGAATTGGTGGGCGAGGACATCAGTCGCTGCGCAGCGAAGGCCGACGCACTGTGCGCGGCGCTGCGCATTCTCAAGCAACTGCGCGACTGCGAGGATCGCAGCGTTGCCTTCAATCGTCTGTGCATTCCCCGCCAATTCCTTGACGATGCGATGATCACGCCGGCGCACCTGCGGGCACCGTCGGCAAAGGGTCAGACTCGCGCCGTTCTCGACCGCGTGCTTGACGGAGTCGAAAGCCTGCTCGCCGAGGCCGCGCCGCTGCCGCGTCTGTTGCGCGACCGCGGCATGGCGATCCACACCGCCATCGTCTTGTGCCGGGCGCGACGGCTCGTCCGCCGCTTTCGTCATCACGACCCCCTGCGCGAACGGGTCGGCCTTGCCGGCTGGCAGCGTCTGATCTGCCACTGGATCGGAACCGTCCGCGGCATCGTCCGTTGGTAA
- the secF gene encoding protein translocase subunit SecF: MFRGLRLVPPDTKIRFMAMHKVNFAISLAMIVASILLFAVKGLNYGIDFKGGILIEARTQGPADLSHMRSALENLELGEVSLQNFGRDDDVLIRIEKQEGGEAAQQAAVAKLREALGPGVSYERTEVVGPQVSSELFWQGMLALAAAIVAIVIYIWFRFEWQFGICAVIAEVHDIISAIGLFALLGLEFNLTSVAALLTIAGYSINDTVVVFDRVRENLRKYKTMPLRDLLDLSVNQTLSRTTLTSATALLALLALYFFGGEVLRGFSIAMIWGIVVGTYSSIFVASALLLYLNVRHIAAKDEVPATQTQTP, encoded by the coding sequence ATGTTCCGCGGTTTGCGCCTGGTTCCGCCGGATACCAAAATCCGCTTCATGGCGATGCACAAGGTCAACTTCGCCATCTCCCTCGCCATGATCGTCGCCTCGATCCTGCTGTTCGCCGTCAAGGGACTGAACTACGGGATCGACTTCAAGGGCGGCATCCTCATCGAGGCCCGTACGCAAGGCCCGGCCGATCTGTCGCACATGCGCTCGGCGCTGGAAAACTTGGAGCTGGGCGAAGTCTCGCTGCAGAATTTCGGCCGCGACGACGACGTGCTGATCCGCATCGAGAAGCAGGAAGGCGGCGAGGCGGCGCAGCAGGCGGCAGTAGCGAAACTGCGCGAGGCCCTCGGACCCGGAGTGAGCTACGAGCGCACGGAAGTCGTCGGCCCACAGGTCAGCAGCGAGCTGTTCTGGCAGGGAATGCTCGCCCTCGCCGCCGCGATCGTCGCCATCGTCATCTACATCTGGTTCCGCTTTGAATGGCAGTTTGGCATCTGCGCCGTCATCGCCGAGGTCCATGACATCATCTCGGCGATCGGCCTGTTCGCGCTGCTCGGTCTCGAGTTCAACCTAACCAGCGTCGCCGCCCTGCTGACCATCGCCGGGTATTCGATCAACGATACTGTGGTGGTGTTCGACCGGGTGCGCGAGAACCTGCGCAAGTACAAGACCATGCCCCTGCGTGACCTGCTCGACCTCTCGGTCAACCAGACCTTGTCGCGCACAACGTTGACCAGCGCCACGGCGCTGCTGGCGCTACTCGCCCTTTATTTCTTCGGCGGCGAGGTGTTGCGCGGCTTCAGTATCGCGATGATCTGGGGCATCGTCGTCGGCACCTATTCATCGATCTTTGTCGCCTCGGCGCTCCTTCTCTACCTCAACGTCCGCCACATCGCTGCCAAGGACGAGGTGCCGGCGACGCAGACGCAGACACCTTAG
- a CDS encoding FecR domain-containing protein — translation MDARKGTVLNARTLMAATVGVMLIVASPALGQRADESDSANDGDGTLVSGIRPEAVGQATLVVRSVFGTVDDKRLPVTVHDAVFWHELIETADESAAQMVFLDGTTLSSGPNSRVVIDEFVYAGGGEARRFAVSVVRGLMRFVTGTSPSDIYEIRTPNAMIGVRGTDIAINVDDAGNTDVYVRHGRISLTSTSGFTVPVRAGQASRVTPGGGVAPEPPAMPSRELIAETIKVSALLSISGEGDQSTAFSIGEAAAVRANRGEANTSRLSTTVKSSGADCSGC, via the coding sequence ATGGACGCGAGGAAGGGGACCGTCCTGAACGCTCGAACCTTGATGGCGGCGACAGTGGGGGTGATGCTGATCGTCGCCTCGCCGGCTTTGGGCCAGCGCGCCGATGAGAGCGATTCCGCCAATGACGGCGACGGCACGCTGGTTTCTGGAATCCGCCCGGAAGCGGTCGGGCAGGCGACGCTCGTCGTGCGCTCGGTGTTCGGCACGGTGGACGACAAGCGGCTGCCGGTCACCGTGCACGATGCCGTGTTCTGGCATGAGCTCATCGAAACCGCTGACGAGAGCGCGGCGCAGATGGTGTTTCTCGATGGAACAACGCTTTCCTCCGGCCCCAACTCGCGCGTCGTTATCGACGAGTTCGTCTATGCCGGCGGCGGCGAGGCACGACGCTTCGCCGTCTCCGTCGTTCGCGGCCTCATGCGCTTCGTCACCGGGACATCACCCAGCGACATCTACGAAATTCGCACGCCGAACGCGATGATCGGCGTGCGCGGCACCGACATCGCCATCAACGTCGACGACGCCGGCAATACCGATGTCTACGTCCGTCACGGCCGGATTTCGCTGACCTCCACGTCCGGCTTCACCGTGCCGGTCCGGGCCGGCCAGGCGAGCCGGGTCACGCCGGGCGGCGGGGTTGCCCCGGAACCGCCGGCAATGCCCTCGCGCGAGTTGATCGCCGAGACGATCAAGGTCAGTGCCCTGCTCTCCATTTCCGGCGAGGGGGATCAGTCGACGGCGTTCTCCATCGGCGAGGCCGCGGCCGTGCGCGCAAATAGGGGCGAGGCAAATACGTCGCGCCTGTCGACGACGGTGAAGAGCTCGGGGGCCGACTGCAGCGGATGCTGA